A genomic region of Zea mays cultivar B73 chromosome 6, Zm-B73-REFERENCE-NAM-5.0, whole genome shotgun sequence contains the following coding sequences:
- the LOC103631169 gene encoding uncharacterized protein codes for MCSFCKWVIYEEDVNTDQACEVVSFPDGCSTIDFTNLSTQDIAGGDEQVNLDAYDDSDWLHRNETFQANNIVSSKDLLTPGWVIHASLLELGVLLPDATISCACGMNAPS; via the exons ATGTGTAGCTTTTGTAAATGGGTGATATATGAAGAAGACGTTAATACGGACCAGGCATGTGAGGTGGTTAGCTTTCCAGATGGCTGTAGCACCATTGATTTCACAAATTTGTCAACACAAGACATTGCAG GTGGAGACGAACAAGTAAATCTGGATGCATATGATGACAGCGATTGGTTGCATAGGAATGAGACATTCCAGGCAAACAACATTGTCTCAAGTAAAGACCTTCTGACACCAG GTTGGGTTATTCATGCTTCACTTCTTGAGCTTGGTGTATTGCTTCCAGATGCTACGATCTCCTGTGCTTG CGGAATGAATGCACCGAGCTGA